One Deinococcus grandis DNA window includes the following coding sequences:
- a CDS encoding SMI1/KNR4 family protein, protein MDLQDLRSCAGLQLPQEYEDFLRCSDGLDVYSSIVFPSKDAVVRNTRPITENWDELYMPVTGLFFFGEDASGDLFFFRRLKSCVDQSVYVWRHEDDSRIQIAFSLAGFLEKYLSGDYDAWNL, encoded by the coding sequence ATGGACTTGCAGGATCTCCGCAGCTGCGCTGGGCTTCAACTCCCCCAGGAGTACGAGGACTTCCTGCGCTGTTCGGATGGTCTTGATGTGTACTCGTCTATTGTCTTCCCGTCAAAAGATGCCGTCGTCAGAAACACTCGACCCATCACTGAGAACTGGGACGAGCTGTATATGCCTGTCACGGGACTGTTTTTCTTTGGCGAAGATGCCAGCGGTGACCTCTTCTTCTTCAGGCGCTTGAAGAGCTGTGTTGATCAGAGTGTCTACGTGTGGCGACATGAAGATGACAGCCGAATACAGATTGCCTTCTCTCTGGCTGGCTTCCTCGAAAAATATCTATCTGGCGATTATGACGCCTGGAATCTGTAA
- a CDS encoding thiolase family protein — protein MRDAVIVSAVRTPVGRGVKGTLANTRPDDLAALVLNEAVKRAGVEAGIVEDVYLGCAIPEAEQGLNVARLAALRAGMPDSVGGVTVNRFCSSGLQTIAMAAAAIQAGQADVMLAGGVESMSFVPMSGHNPSPNPELVDARPGAYIGMGMTAENVAAKYGISREDQDAFAFRSHQRAAAAQDAGKFDAEIVPVPVRVDKLKGTKMKSETVNFDKDELIRRDANLADMAKVRPAFKATGSVSAANSSPFSDGAAAVLIMSGEKAQELGVKPLAKFLGFAVAGVEPELMGIGPVKAVPKVLAQTGLTLDDIDLIELNEAFAAQSLAVARELGLNQDIMNVNGGAIALGHPLGCSGAKLATTAIYELQRRGGGKALITMCIGGGMGAAGIIEVYGADQAAD, from the coding sequence ATGCGTGATGCTGTTATTGTTTCTGCCGTCCGGACGCCCGTTGGTCGTGGCGTGAAAGGTACCCTGGCGAACACCCGCCCCGACGATCTCGCGGCGCTGGTGCTGAACGAGGCCGTCAAGCGCGCCGGTGTGGAGGCCGGGATTGTCGAGGACGTGTACCTCGGCTGCGCGATTCCCGAGGCGGAGCAGGGCCTGAACGTGGCCCGTCTGGCCGCGCTGCGCGCCGGGATGCCCGACAGCGTGGGAGGCGTGACCGTGAACCGCTTCTGCTCCAGCGGCCTGCAGACCATCGCCATGGCCGCCGCGGCCATTCAGGCGGGGCAGGCGGACGTGATGCTGGCCGGCGGCGTGGAGAGCATGAGCTTCGTGCCCATGAGCGGTCACAACCCCAGCCCGAACCCGGAACTGGTGGACGCCCGTCCCGGCGCGTACATCGGCATGGGCATGACCGCCGAGAACGTCGCCGCGAAGTACGGCATCAGCCGCGAGGATCAGGACGCGTTCGCGTTCCGCAGCCACCAGCGCGCCGCAGCGGCGCAGGACGCCGGGAAGTTCGACGCCGAGATCGTGCCCGTGCCCGTCCGCGTGGACAAGCTGAAGGGCACGAAGATGAAGTCCGAGACCGTGAATTTCGACAAGGACGAACTGATCCGCCGGGACGCGAACCTCGCGGACATGGCGAAGGTCCGCCCCGCGTTCAAGGCGACCGGTTCGGTCAGCGCCGCGAACAGCAGCCCCTTCAGTGACGGCGCGGCCGCCGTGCTGATCATGAGCGGTGAGAAGGCGCAGGAACTCGGCGTGAAACCGCTGGCGAAGTTCCTCGGCTTCGCCGTGGCGGGCGTCGAACCGGAACTGATGGGTATCGGCCCCGTGAAGGCCGTCCCGAAGGTGCTGGCGCAGACCGGCCTGACCCTGGACGACATCGACCTGATCGAACTGAACGAGGCGTTCGCCGCGCAGTCCCTCGCCGTCGCGCGCGAATTGGGCCTGAACCAGGACATCATGAACGTCAACGGCGGCGCGATCGCCCTGGGTCACCCCCTGGGGTGCAGCGGCGCGAAACTCGCCACGACCGCCATTTACGAACTGCAGCGCCGTGGGGGCGGGAAGGCCCTGATCACCATGTGCATCGGCGGGGGCATGGGCGCCGCCGGGATCATCGAGGTGTACGGCGCGGACCAGGCCGCCGACTGA
- a CDS encoding Ig-like domain-containing protein — MQLAAPLLLLTATLMTACGGDQTTNTPDTTGPQLTLTQSTSNQDSDVTITASATDTSGVSRVEFYQKGVLKDTDTTAPYEYTVNVLNDNRTGFTAKAYDTKGNVSTSAVFNVTTLNQGVWEWGIYDSANTLLDSGVAVYDDEVIDTDGSVALGGYANKALTRTGLTLLGNISSKTKLETAFELNSNLYFAGEDLDGKFSVEKLSDGKLYTAFIGGGSTFDGSNTPVQNVAIVMLQVSTEVPQMTATRTATTIQRLAAQRTLGSLSVQSQSVNAAAILNASRFIKR, encoded by the coding sequence GTGCAACTCGCCGCTCCCCTCCTGCTCCTGACCGCCACTCTCATGACCGCCTGTGGCGGTGACCAGACCACGAACACCCCGGACACCACCGGCCCACAGCTCACCCTGACCCAGAGCACCTCCAATCAGGACAGTGACGTCACCATCACGGCCAGCGCGACCGACACCAGCGGCGTCAGCAGGGTCGAGTTCTACCAGAAGGGCGTGCTGAAGGACACCGACACCACGGCGCCCTACGAGTACACGGTCAACGTCCTGAACGACAACCGCACCGGCTTCACCGCGAAAGCCTACGACACCAAAGGCAACGTCAGCACCAGCGCCGTGTTCAACGTCACCACACTGAACCAGGGCGTGTGGGAATGGGGCATCTACGACTCTGCGAACACCCTGCTCGACAGTGGTGTCGCCGTGTACGACGACGAGGTCATCGACACCGACGGCAGCGTAGCCCTCGGCGGGTACGCCAACAAAGCCCTGACCCGCACTGGCCTGACCCTGCTGGGCAACATCAGCAGCAAGACGAAACTGGAAACGGCCTTCGAACTGAACTCGAACCTGTACTTCGCCGGTGAGGATCTCGACGGGAAATTCAGCGTCGAGAAGCTGAGCGACGGGAAGTTATACACGGCGTTCATCGGCGGCGGCAGCACCTTCGACGGCAGCAACACTCCCGTCCAGAACGTCGCTATCGTCATGCTTCAGGTGTCCACCGAGGTGCCGCAGATGACCGCCACGCGGACCGCCACCACCATCCAGCGCCTCGCCGCGCAGCGCACCCTGGGAAGCCTGAGCGTCCAGTCCCAGTCCGTGAACGCCGCCGCGATCCTGAACGCCAGCCGGTTCATCAAGCGCTGA
- a CDS encoding cation:proton antiporter gives MIVVFKGLGWRAALPLGVLLSGGALAASSAGTADLLFGLFWVVLAAAVFGTVASKLGVPAVVGQVLAGILIGPSVLSLVRPDEFLLSLAELGAVFLLFMVGLETRFRDLLSVGKEALLVAVLGIAFPLALGFGFGLWQGQENVSALFVGTSLVATSVGITAKVLQEMGVLDARFAQVILGAAVIDDILGLTLLAVVSGLGAGESMSAAQVALILGLSVGFVALVLAVGIPLVRRFQPRLQNLSLSRMFNVAIVVGLGVAALSTVAGLAPIIGAFLAGMVLAEVKDEVEFESKVHALESFLAPVFFVVVGLQLDLGVLGDPVVIVAGLILTVLAVIGKVAGGLIGARSMGGRQSLLVGVGMVPRGEVGLIVASLGLAAGVIGKQVYAEVLLMVLLTTVLAPLVLRALAPRAQGDAPAA, from the coding sequence GTGATCGTGGTGTTCAAGGGATTGGGTTGGCGTGCGGCGTTGCCGCTGGGCGTGCTGCTGTCGGGCGGCGCGCTGGCGGCGAGTTCGGCGGGAACGGCGGATCTGCTGTTCGGGCTGTTCTGGGTGGTGCTGGCCGCGGCGGTGTTCGGGACGGTGGCCTCGAAGCTGGGGGTTCCGGCGGTGGTGGGGCAGGTGCTGGCCGGGATTCTGATCGGGCCGAGCGTGCTGAGTCTGGTCCGCCCGGATGAGTTCCTGCTCAGCCTCGCGGAACTGGGGGCGGTGTTCCTGCTGTTCATGGTGGGCCTGGAGACCCGCTTCCGGGATCTGCTGTCGGTGGGCAAGGAGGCGCTGCTGGTGGCGGTGCTGGGTATCGCGTTCCCGCTGGCGCTGGGCTTCGGTTTCGGGCTGTGGCAGGGGCAGGAGAACGTCAGTGCGCTGTTCGTGGGGACGTCCCTGGTGGCGACGTCGGTGGGCATCACCGCGAAGGTGTTGCAGGAGATGGGCGTGCTGGACGCCCGGTTCGCGCAGGTGATCCTGGGCGCGGCCGTCATCGACGACATCCTGGGCCTGACGCTGCTGGCGGTCGTGAGTGGCCTGGGGGCGGGGGAGAGCATGAGTGCCGCGCAGGTGGCGTTGATCCTGGGCCTCAGCGTGGGCTTCGTGGCGCTGGTGCTCGCCGTGGGCATCCCGCTCGTCCGGCGCTTCCAGCCCCGTCTGCAGAACCTGAGCCTGTCGCGCATGTTCAACGTGGCGATCGTGGTGGGTCTGGGCGTGGCGGCGCTGAGCACCGTGGCGGGCCTCGCGCCGATCATCGGGGCGTTCCTGGCGGGCATGGTCCTGGCCGAAGTGAAGGACGAGGTGGAATTCGAGTCGAAGGTGCACGCGCTGGAGTCCTTCCTCGCCCCCGTGTTCTTCGTCGTCGTCGGCTTGCAACTGGACCTGGGCGTGCTGGGTGACCCGGTCGTGATCGTCGCGGGCCTGATCCTGACCGTACTGGCCGTGATCGGCAAGGTCGCGGGCGGCCTGATCGGCGCGCGCAGCATGGGCGGGCGGCAGTCGCTGCTGGTCGGCGTGGGCATGGTCCCGCGCGGCGAGGTCGGGTTGATCGTCGCCAGCCTGGGCCTCGCGGCGGGCGTGATCGGCAAGCAGGTGTACGCCGAGGTGCTCCTGATGGTCCTTCTGACGACCGTGCTGGCGCCGCTGGTGCTGCGCGCCCTCGCCCCCCGCGCGCAGGGGGACGCGCCCGCCGCCTGA
- a CDS encoding 23S rRNA (cytosine(2499)-C(5))-methyltransferase — translation MPDVAAPPTRSRLRLRVSPAAEAHVRAGHPWVYESSLRAQNRDGEAGELAVIYDRRDRFLAIGLFDPDSPLRVRVLHQGTPATLDDAWWATRLDEALLRRAPLFGPDTDGYRVVNGESDGFPGLVVDRYASTLVVKLYTAAWFPHLERILGLLAERFPDFALVLRLSRNIQTRAREEGLFDGQLLAGSVGSGTVVFHETGLAFEAEVLRGQKTGFFLDQRDNRRRVEKYARGRRVLNAFSFSGGFSLYAARGGAAHVVSLDISAHALDSAGRNYALNPKLTAPHETIQADVFEWLADTDRDFDLVILDPPSLARRETERAGAIRAYGKLAADGIRRLAPGGILLSASCSAHVTAEEFWDAVRDAATRSGRKWRELHTSQHAPDHHATFAEAQYLKAIFIQFD, via the coding sequence ATGCCGGATGTTGCCGCCCCCCCCACCCGTTCCCGCCTGAGACTGCGGGTGTCCCCCGCTGCCGAGGCGCACGTCCGCGCCGGGCACCCCTGGGTGTACGAGTCCAGCCTCCGCGCCCAGAACCGTGACGGCGAAGCGGGTGAACTCGCCGTGATCTACGACCGCCGCGACCGCTTCCTGGCGATCGGTCTGTTCGACCCGGACAGTCCGCTGCGGGTGCGGGTGCTGCACCAGGGCACCCCCGCCACGCTGGACGACGCGTGGTGGGCCACGCGACTGGACGAGGCGCTGCTGCGCCGCGCGCCGCTGTTCGGCCCGGACACCGACGGGTACCGCGTCGTGAACGGCGAATCCGACGGCTTCCCCGGGCTGGTCGTGGACCGCTACGCGAGCACGCTGGTCGTGAAGCTGTACACCGCCGCGTGGTTCCCGCACCTGGAACGCATCCTGGGCCTCCTCGCCGAGCGCTTCCCGGACTTCGCGCTGGTGCTGCGCCTGAGCCGCAACATCCAGACCCGCGCCCGAGAGGAGGGCCTGTTCGACGGTCAGCTCCTCGCCGGGAGTGTCGGAAGCGGCACCGTCGTCTTCCACGAGACCGGACTGGCGTTCGAGGCGGAGGTGCTGCGCGGCCAGAAGACCGGGTTCTTCCTCGACCAGCGTGACAACCGCCGCCGCGTCGAGAAGTACGCGCGGGGCCGCCGGGTCCTGAACGCCTTCTCGTTCAGCGGCGGCTTCAGCCTGTACGCCGCGCGGGGCGGGGCGGCGCATGTCGTCAGCCTCGACATCAGCGCGCACGCGCTGGACAGCGCGGGGCGCAACTACGCCCTGAACCCGAAACTGACCGCCCCGCACGAGACCATCCAGGCCGACGTGTTCGAGTGGTTGGCCGACACCGACCGCGACTTCGACCTCGTGATTCTCGACCCGCCCTCCCTGGCCCGCCGCGAGACCGAACGGGCGGGCGCGATCCGCGCGTACGGGAAACTCGCCGCCGACGGCATCCGCCGCCTCGCGCCCGGCGGCATCCTCCTGAGCGCCTCATGCTCCGCGCATGTCACCGCCGAGGAATTCTGGGACGCCGTCCGCGACGCCGCCACCCGCTCGGGCCGCAAGTGGCGCGAACTGCACACCAGCCAGCACGCCCCCGACCACCACGCGACCTTCGCGGAAGCGCAGTACCTCAAGGCCATCTTCATCCAGTTCGACTGA
- the dinB gene encoding DNA polymerase IV: MPALRKIIHVDMDAFYASVEQRDDARLRGRPVAVAWGGRRSVVLTASYEARPFGVRSAMPLYRALERCPALVVVEPRFEAYREVSAQIRAVFHAFTPLVEPLSLDEAYLDVTAPLMGGPSATRIAQAIRRQIRAGTGLTATAGVSVNKFLAKLASGLHKPDGLTVILPAQVDELLAALPVGDFHGIGPATAAKLAGMGIRTGADLRAADPAALTSRFGVHGAHFSRIARGLDDRPVEPDRPHRSVGTEETYGHDLRGVDAVAARLPVLAQGVERRLERAGLAARTVVLKLKFDDRSVLTRRVTLPLPVHAAPELARAAARLLTPELLAGRGVRLAGITAAGLVPAGQVPTQPLLLGG; the protein is encoded by the coding sequence GTGCCTGCGCTCCGCAAGATCATTCACGTGGACATGGATGCGTTCTACGCGTCGGTGGAGCAGCGGGATGACGCGCGGCTGCGGGGGCGGCCCGTGGCGGTCGCGTGGGGCGGGCGGCGGTCGGTGGTCCTGACCGCGAGTTACGAGGCGCGGCCCTTCGGAGTGCGGTCGGCGATGCCGCTGTACCGGGCGCTGGAGCGCTGCCCGGCGCTGGTGGTGGTGGAGCCGAGGTTCGAGGCGTACCGGGAGGTGAGCGCGCAGATCCGCGCGGTGTTCCACGCGTTCACGCCGCTGGTGGAGCCACTGTCGCTGGACGAGGCGTACCTGGACGTGACGGCGCCCCTGATGGGCGGGCCGAGTGCGACGCGGATTGCGCAGGCGATCCGGCGGCAGATCCGCGCGGGGACGGGCCTGACGGCGACGGCGGGCGTGAGCGTGAACAAGTTCCTGGCGAAACTCGCGAGCGGGCTGCACAAGCCCGACGGGCTGACCGTGATCTTGCCCGCGCAGGTGGACGAACTGCTGGCTGCGCTGCCGGTTGGGGATTTTCACGGGATCGGCCCGGCGACCGCGGCGAAACTGGCCGGGATGGGCATCCGCACGGGCGCGGACCTGCGCGCCGCCGATCCGGCCGCCCTGACCTCGCGCTTCGGGGTACACGGCGCGCACTTCTCGCGGATCGCGCGGGGCCTGGATGACCGGCCGGTCGAGCCGGACCGCCCGCACCGCAGCGTGGGCACCGAGGAGACGTACGGGCACGATCTGCGCGGCGTGGACGCGGTGGCGGCCCGGCTGCCCGTGCTGGCGCAGGGTGTGGAGCGCCGCCTGGAGCGGGCGGGGCTGGCCGCGCGGACGGTGGTGCTGAAGCTGAAGTTCGACGACCGCAGCGTCCTGACGCGCCGGGTCACCCTCCCGCTGCCCGTTCACGCCGCGCCGGAGCTGGCCCGCGCCGCCGCGCGTTTGCTGACGCCGGAGCTGCTCGCGGGGCGGGGCGTGCGGCTGGCGGGCATCACGGCGGCGGGACTGGTCCCGGCCGGGCAGGTGCCCACGCAGCCGCTTCTGCTGGGCGGATAG
- a CDS encoding HAD family hydrolase produces MTLPLRAVIFDLDDTLFDDTSCTHAGLRVLAAQSGLSVPPAELFARHAAHIRAIDPLLFRGELTAHEARVLRFTRLLTELGVPDADGEAATVTYRESYRAAWAPLPGAADVLRDLRAAGLRLAVLTNYVREVQALKLAHFGLAALVDAVLCVEEVPAAKPDPRAYHAACAALAVTPQEAVMVGDSWEKDVQGARRAGLRAVWVNPCAAPVPDGVTRSVRNLQDLQRCAEFRA; encoded by the coding sequence GTGACCCTGCCCCTGCGCGCCGTGATTTTCGACCTGGACGACACGCTGTTCGACGACACGAGTTGCACGCACGCGGGGCTGCGTGTCCTGGCGGCGCAGTCCGGCCTGAGCGTCCCGCCCGCCGAGTTGTTCGCGCGGCACGCGGCGCACATCCGCGCCATCGACCCGCTGCTGTTCCGGGGCGAGCTGACCGCGCACGAGGCGCGGGTGCTGCGCTTCACGCGCCTCCTGACCGAACTGGGCGTGCCGGATGCGGACGGCGAGGCGGCGACCGTCACGTACCGGGAGTCGTACCGCGCCGCCTGGGCGCCCCTGCCCGGCGCGGCGGACGTGCTGCGGGACCTGCGCGCCGCCGGGTTACGGCTGGCGGTCCTGACGAACTACGTGCGCGAGGTGCAGGCCCTGAAACTCGCGCACTTCGGCCTGGCCGCCCTGGTGGACGCGGTGCTGTGCGTCGAGGAGGTCCCGGCGGCGAAACCCGACCCGCGCGCGTACCACGCCGCCTGCGCCGCGCTGGCCGTCACGCCACAGGAGGCCGTGATGGTGGGGGACTCCTGGGAGAAGGACGTGCAGGGCGCCCGGCGCGCCGGACTGCGGGCCGTGTGGGTGAATCCATGTGCCGCCCCGGTGCCGGACGGAGTCACGCGGTCTGTCAGGAATCTGCAAGATCTCCAGCGGTGTGCTGAGTTCCGAGCGTAA
- a CDS encoding GTP-binding protein, with the protein MNPHAPLKLVISGPVGAGKTTFVQTLSETPVLATEAEASEDIGKANTTVAFDFGTLALAGHDVHLYGTPGQERFNFMWEVLCEGALGLVLLVAGDRPQDFTHARNILEFITSRVPVPFVIGVTRQDQPRVWDPTDVALYFDLPETQVIGLNTTRPDDARHLLVCLLERTLTHHPA; encoded by the coding sequence TTGAACCCGCACGCCCCCCTGAAACTCGTGATTTCCGGCCCGGTCGGCGCGGGCAAGACCACCTTCGTACAGACCCTGTCTGAAACGCCCGTCCTCGCAACCGAAGCCGAAGCCAGCGAGGACATCGGCAAGGCCAACACCACCGTCGCCTTCGACTTCGGCACCCTGGCCCTCGCCGGTCACGACGTTCACCTGTACGGCACACCGGGGCAGGAACGCTTCAACTTCATGTGGGAAGTCCTCTGCGAAGGCGCGCTGGGCCTCGTGCTGCTCGTCGCCGGTGACCGACCGCAGGACTTCACGCACGCCCGCAACATTCTCGAATTCATTACCAGCCGCGTCCCGGTCCCCTTCGTGATCGGCGTGACCCGGCAGGACCAGCCGCGCGTGTGGGACCCCACCGACGTTGCACTGTACTTCGACCTTCCCGAAACGCAGGTCATTGGTCTGAATACCACCCGCCCCGACGACGCCCGGCACCTGCTCGTGTGCCTGCTGGAACGCACCCTCACCCACCACCCGGCCTGA
- a CDS encoding roadblock/LC7 domain-containing protein, with amino-acid sequence MTATISKQERLNAVLTSLRSAMPELRGALVATVDGLPIAQAMGEGTDANRVAAMAATALGLGKRINDTLGSGSLTDMSVGGASGQVYIYAAGLKGVLAVVTPPGVNLGLLHMEARDAAELVAGIL; translated from the coding sequence ATGACCGCAACCATCAGCAAGCAAGAACGCCTCAACGCCGTCCTCACCAGCCTCCGCAGCGCCATGCCCGAACTGCGCGGCGCACTGGTCGCCACCGTCGACGGTCTGCCCATCGCGCAGGCCATGGGCGAGGGTACCGACGCCAACCGCGTGGCCGCCATGGCCGCCACTGCCCTGGGCCTGGGCAAACGCATCAACGACACGCTGGGTTCCGGCAGCCTGACCGACATGAGCGTCGGCGGCGCCAGCGGCCAGGTGTACATCTACGCCGCCGGACTCAAGGGCGTGCTCGCCGTCGTCACGCCGCCCGGCGTGAACCTGGGCCTGCTGCACATGGAAGCCCGCGACGCGGCCGAACTCGTCGCCGGCATCCTGTAA